Proteins encoded in a region of the Hippopotamus amphibius kiboko isolate mHipAmp2 chromosome 11, mHipAmp2.hap2, whole genome shotgun sequence genome:
- the TXNL4A gene encoding thioredoxin-like protein 4A isoform X4: MGDLPHLVTSPVWIPQLFKVKNFAVIYLVDITEVPDFNKMYELYDPCTVMFFFRNKHIMIDLGTGNNNKINWAMEDKQEMIDIIETVYRGARKGRGLVVSPKDYSTKYRY, translated from the exons ATGGGGGATCTTCCTCACCTTGTTACGAGCCCTGTTTGGATACCCCAGCTGTTTAAA GTTAAAAATTTTGCAGTTATTTATCTTGTGGATATTACAGAAGTACCTGACTTCAACAAAATGTATGAGTTATACGATCCGTGTACTGTCATGTTTTTCTTCAG gAACAAGCACATCATGATCGACCTGGGCACCGGGAACAACAACAAGATCAACTGGGCCATGGAAGACAAGCAGGAGATGATCGACATCATCGAGACGGTGTACCGGGGCGCCCGGAAGGGCCGCGGCCTGGTCGTGTCTCCAAAGGACTACTCCACCAAGTACAGATACTGA
- the TXNL4A gene encoding thioredoxin-like protein 4A isoform X1 encodes MSYMLPHLHNGWQVDQAILSEEDRVVVIRFGHDWDPTCMKMDEVLYSIAEKKWQIMGDLPHLVTSPVWIPQLFKVKNFAVIYLVDITEVPDFNKMYELYDPCTVMFFFRNKHIMIDLGTGNNNKINWAMEDKQEMIDIIETVYRGARKGRGLVVSPKDYSTKYRY; translated from the exons ATGTCGTACATGCTACCGCACCTGCACAATGGCTGGCAGGTGGATCAGGCCATCCTTTCGGAAGAAGACCGCGTGGTCGTCATTCGGTTTGGACACGACTGGGACCCTACTTGTATGAAGATGGACGAGGTTCTGTACAGCATAGCTGAAAAG AAATGGCAGATAATGGGGGATCTTCCTCACCTTGTTACGAGCCCTGTTTGGATACCCCAGCTGTTTAAA GTTAAAAATTTTGCAGTTATTTATCTTGTGGATATTACAGAAGTACCTGACTTCAACAAAATGTATGAGTTATACGATCCGTGTACTGTCATGTTTTTCTTCAG gAACAAGCACATCATGATCGACCTGGGCACCGGGAACAACAACAAGATCAACTGGGCCATGGAAGACAAGCAGGAGATGATCGACATCATCGAGACGGTGTACCGGGGCGCCCGGAAGGGCCGCGGCCTGGTCGTGTCTCCAAAGGACTACTCCACCAAGTACAGATACTGA
- the TXNL4A gene encoding thioredoxin-like protein 4A isoform X2 — protein MSYMLPHLHNGWQVDQAILSEEDRVVVIRFGHDWDPTCMKMDEVLYSIAEKVKNFAVIYLVDITEVPDFNKMYELYDPCTVMFFFRNKHIMIDLGTGNNNKINWAMEDKQEMIDIIETVYRGARKGRGLVVSPKDYSTKYRY, from the exons ATGTCGTACATGCTACCGCACCTGCACAATGGCTGGCAGGTGGATCAGGCCATCCTTTCGGAAGAAGACCGCGTGGTCGTCATTCGGTTTGGACACGACTGGGACCCTACTTGTATGAAGATGGACGAGGTTCTGTACAGCATAGCTGAAAAG GTTAAAAATTTTGCAGTTATTTATCTTGTGGATATTACAGAAGTACCTGACTTCAACAAAATGTATGAGTTATACGATCCGTGTACTGTCATGTTTTTCTTCAG gAACAAGCACATCATGATCGACCTGGGCACCGGGAACAACAACAAGATCAACTGGGCCATGGAAGACAAGCAGGAGATGATCGACATCATCGAGACGGTGTACCGGGGCGCCCGGAAGGGCCGCGGCCTGGTCGTGTCTCCAAAGGACTACTCCACCAAGTACAGATACTGA
- the TXNL4A gene encoding thioredoxin-like protein 4A isoform X3 — protein sequence MSYMLPHLHNGWQVDQAILSEEDRVVVIRFGHDWDPTCMKMDEVLYSIAEKVTQPRLTTRPGAGSVLSSCWIAFALPKWQIMGDLPHLVTSPVWIPQLFKVKNFAVIYLVDITEVPDFNKMYELYDPCTVMFFFRNKHIMIDLGTGNNNKINWAMEDKQEMIDIIETVYRGARKGRGLVVSPKDYSTKYRY from the exons ATGTCGTACATGCTACCGCACCTGCACAATGGCTGGCAGGTGGATCAGGCCATCCTTTCGGAAGAAGACCGCGTGGTCGTCATTCGGTTTGGACACGACTGGGACCCTACTTGTATGAAGATGGACGAGGTTCTGTACAGCATAGCTGAAAAGGTAACACAGCCCCGCCTCACAACGCGTCCCGGCGCCGGTTCGGTCCTTTCGTCGTGTTGGATTGCTTTTGCTTTGCCG AAATGGCAGATAATGGGGGATCTTCCTCACCTTGTTACGAGCCCTGTTTGGATACCCCAGCTGTTTAAA GTTAAAAATTTTGCAGTTATTTATCTTGTGGATATTACAGAAGTACCTGACTTCAACAAAATGTATGAGTTATACGATCCGTGTACTGTCATGTTTTTCTTCAG gAACAAGCACATCATGATCGACCTGGGCACCGGGAACAACAACAAGATCAACTGGGCCATGGAAGACAAGCAGGAGATGATCGACATCATCGAGACGGTGTACCGGGGCGCCCGGAAGGGCCGCGGCCTGGTCGTGTCTCCAAAGGACTACTCCACCAAGTACAGATACTGA